In one Saccharibacillus brassicae genomic region, the following are encoded:
- a CDS encoding ABC transporter substrate-binding protein, with protein sequence MKGKTKKMAALLMTSTLVVAAGCGGGGGGTTASTDPAKTTDTGGTTETAAPSTEPIEFTFFGGDASPNWTGMQDAVGKVITEKTGVTLNAEFAVSGTDQQKIALMIASGDYPEIIFPKGETSKLVDAGAMVDLTDLIDKYAPNIKKIYGPYMNRLKFSKEDPSIYTIPTNAMVDQSYFDAGGGFEVQLAVLEELGYPEIRTVEDFEKALKDYYAKNPTIDGQPTIPLTLNADDWKIMITVTNPAVYATGGPDDGEYYVDPETYEAKLHYKRPEEKEYFRWLNHMYNTGLLDKESFTQKDDQYKAKIASGRVLGLIDQNWNYQEAENALKGAGKHERTYGHFPVTLTEEYEDHSFVDIGNGSGYGVGLTTALSEENQIRAIQFIDWMASDEAQVLNNWGIEGTHYNVEDGKRVIPADVQDRKTNDNAAFSKESGIGLYNPLSVRYGDGVKDPSDNYYTTNYPEQITANYSEPMKKALAAYDATTWKDLFPDKDAFPVKAWGAAYNLPAPSGSDYTVAFQKSQDIVRKAIPAAIVATPEEFDAIYDQMLNDLEGSGIPEMEATYTQLIKDTVEAWSAK encoded by the coding sequence ATGAAGGGGAAAACAAAGAAAATGGCGGCTTTGCTCATGACGAGCACGCTGGTTGTGGCAGCAGGATGCGGTGGCGGTGGCGGCGGTACGACAGCCAGTACCGACCCGGCCAAGACAACGGATACCGGAGGCACAACCGAGACGGCAGCACCGAGCACGGAACCGATCGAATTCACGTTCTTCGGCGGCGACGCCAGCCCGAACTGGACCGGCATGCAGGACGCGGTAGGCAAAGTCATTACCGAGAAGACCGGCGTGACGCTGAATGCGGAGTTCGCGGTCAGCGGTACCGACCAGCAGAAGATTGCCCTCATGATCGCTTCGGGCGATTACCCGGAGATCATCTTCCCCAAAGGCGAAACAAGCAAATTGGTTGACGCGGGCGCTATGGTGGACTTGACCGACCTGATCGACAAGTACGCCCCGAACATCAAGAAAATCTACGGACCTTACATGAACCGTCTGAAATTCAGCAAGGAAGATCCGTCCATCTACACGATCCCGACGAACGCGATGGTCGACCAATCGTACTTCGACGCCGGCGGCGGATTCGAAGTACAGCTCGCCGTGCTGGAAGAACTCGGCTATCCGGAGATCCGTACGGTCGAAGACTTCGAGAAAGCGCTCAAAGATTACTACGCGAAGAACCCGACGATCGACGGACAGCCGACCATTCCGCTGACGCTGAACGCGGACGACTGGAAGATCATGATTACCGTGACGAACCCGGCCGTATACGCGACCGGCGGTCCGGATGACGGCGAATACTATGTCGACCCGGAGACGTACGAAGCGAAACTGCACTACAAACGTCCGGAGGAGAAAGAATATTTCCGCTGGTTGAACCATATGTACAACACCGGCCTGCTGGACAAAGAATCGTTCACGCAAAAAGACGACCAGTACAAAGCGAAGATCGCAAGCGGCCGCGTACTCGGCCTGATCGACCAGAACTGGAACTACCAGGAAGCCGAAAACGCACTCAAAGGCGCAGGCAAACACGAGCGTACGTACGGTCACTTCCCGGTTACGCTGACTGAAGAATACGAAGACCACTCCTTCGTGGATATCGGCAACGGCTCCGGTTACGGCGTCGGCCTGACGACCGCTCTCAGCGAAGAGAACCAGATTCGCGCGATCCAGTTCATCGACTGGATGGCTTCCGACGAAGCCCAAGTCCTCAACAACTGGGGTATCGAAGGTACGCATTACAACGTCGAAGACGGCAAGAGAGTGATTCCGGCCGACGTGCAGGACCGCAAGACCAACGACAACGCCGCGTTCAGCAAAGAATCCGGCATTGGTCTGTACAACCCGCTGTCCGTCCGTTACGGCGACGGCGTCAAAGATCCAAGCGACAACTACTACACGACGAACTACCCGGAACAAATTACGGCGAACTACAGCGAGCCGATGAAAAAAGCGTTGGCTGCATATGACGCGACAACTTGGAAAGACCTGTTCCCGGACAAAGACGCCTTCCCGGTCAAAGCATGGGGCGCCGCGTACAACCTGCCGGCTCCGAGCGGTTCGGACTACACGGTTGCTTTCCAAAAATCGCAGGATATCGTCCGTAAAGCGATTCCGGCCGCGATCGTGGCGACACCGGAAGAGTTCGATGCCATCTACGATCAAATGCTGAACGATCTCGAAGGTTCGGGCATTCCGGAAATGGAAGCGACGTATACCCAACTGATCAAAGATACGGTAGAAGCCTGGTCGGCCAAATAA
- a CDS encoding ABC transporter substrate-binding protein, producing the protein MRKQTKKMAALLMTSTLVVAAGCGGGDAANKSSGAGTSSETGAPSTEPIEFSFFGGDASPNWTGMQDAVGKAITEKTGVTLNAEFAVSGTDQQKIALMIASGDYPEIIFPKGETSKLVSAGAMVDLTDLIDKHAPNIKKIYGPYMNRLKFSKEDPSIYTIPTNSMVDNTAFDAGGGFEVQLAVLEELGYPEIRTVEDFEKALKDYYAKNPTIDGQPTIPLTLNADDWKIMITVTNPAVFTTGGGDDGEFSIDPDTYEAKLHYKRPEEKEYFRWLNHMYNTGLLDKESFTQKDDQYKAKIASGRVLGLIDQSWGYGEAENALKSAGKHERTYGHFPVTLTEEYKDPSFTDIGNGSGYGVGLTTALSEDQQVRAIQFLDFMASDEAQVLNNWGIEGTHYNVEDGKRVIPADVQERKTNDNAAFQKESGVGLYAPLSVRYGDGVKDPSDNYYTTNYPEQITANYSEPMKKALAAYDATTWKDLFPAKDEFPVKKWGAAYNLPSPSTPDFTVPFQKSQDIVRKAIPAAIVATPEKFDAIYDQMLNDLEGSGIPEMEALYTQLIKDTVELWNSDTAAQ; encoded by the coding sequence ATGCGCAAACAGACAAAGAAAATGGCGGCTCTGCTTATGACGAGTACGCTGGTAGTGGCGGCAGGATGCGGCGGCGGCGACGCGGCCAACAAGTCTTCGGGAGCCGGAACATCAAGCGAGACGGGCGCGCCGAGCACGGAGCCGATCGAATTCTCGTTCTTCGGCGGCGACGCCAGTCCGAACTGGACCGGCATGCAGGACGCGGTAGGCAAAGCGATTACGGAAAAAACCGGCGTGACGCTGAATGCGGAGTTCGCGGTCAGCGGTACCGACCAGCAGAAGATCGCGCTTATGATCGCTTCGGGCGATTACCCGGAGATCATCTTCCCCAAGGGCGAGACGAGCAAGCTGGTCAGCGCGGGAGCGATGGTCGATCTGACCGATCTGATCGACAAGCACGCCCCGAACATCAAGAAAATCTACGGGCCGTACATGAACCGTCTGAAATTCAGCAAAGAAGATCCGTCCATCTACACGATCCCGACGAACAGCATGGTCGATAACACGGCGTTCGACGCCGGCGGCGGATTCGAAGTGCAGCTGGCGGTGCTGGAAGAACTCGGCTATCCGGAGATTCGCACAGTCGAAGACTTCGAGAAAGCGCTTAAAGATTATTACGCGAAAAATCCGACGATCGACGGGCAGCCGACCATTCCGCTGACGCTGAACGCGGACGACTGGAAGATCATGATTACGGTGACGAACCCGGCCGTATTCACGACGGGCGGCGGCGATGACGGCGAGTTCAGCATCGATCCCGATACGTACGAAGCGAAACTGCACTACAAACGTCCGGAAGAGAAAGAATATTTCCGCTGGTTGAACCATATGTACAACACCGGCCTGCTGGACAAAGAATCGTTCACGCAAAAAGACGACCAGTACAAAGCGAAGATCGCAAGCGGCCGCGTGCTCGGTCTGATTGACCAAAGCTGGGGCTACGGCGAAGCCGAAAACGCGCTCAAGAGCGCGGGCAAACACGAGCGCACATACGGTCACTTCCCGGTTACGCTGACGGAAGAGTACAAAGATCCTTCCTTCACCGATATCGGTAACGGCTCCGGGTACGGCGTCGGTCTGACGACGGCGCTGAGCGAAGATCAGCAGGTTCGGGCGATCCAATTCCTGGACTTCATGGCTTCCGACGAAGCGCAGGTCCTCAACAACTGGGGGATCGAAGGCACGCATTACAACGTCGAAGACGGCAAAAGAGTCATTCCGGCCGACGTGCAGGAGCGCAAGACGAACGACAATGCCGCTTTCCAAAAAGAATCCGGCGTCGGTCTCTATGCTCCGCTGTCTGTCCGTTACGGCGACGGCGTCAAAGATCCGAGCGACAACTACTACACGACGAACTACCCGGAACAGATCACGGCGAACTACAGCGAGCCGATGAAAAAAGCGTTGGCCGCGTACGACGCGACGACGTGGAAAGACCTGTTCCCGGCCAAAGACGAATTCCCGGTGAAAAAGTGGGGCGCCGCATACAACCTGCCTTCGCCTAGCACGCCAGACTTCACCGTACCGTTCCAAAAATCGCAGGACATCGTCCGCAAAGCGATTCCGGCCGCGATCGTGGCGACGCCGGAGAAGTTCGATGCCATTTACGATCAAATGCTGAACGATCTTGAAGGTTCGGGCATTCCGGAGATGGAAGCTCTCTACACGCAGCTGATCAAAGATACGGTCGAACTGTGGAACAGCGACACGGCCGCCCAATAA
- a CDS encoding ABC transporter substrate-binding protein gives MVSKKVKWVAPVALASIVGLTACGGGSASDSEAAAETESGPIDFTLFGADTNTNWVNMQDEVGKVITEKTGVTLDAEFAIGGDTQKVSLMIASGEYPDLIMPKGDTSKLVDAGALVDLTDLIDQYAPNIKKLYSEDMNRLKYSKEDPSIYIIPTYTGVGQTSFDAGGGFELQLEVLKELGYPEIRTLEDYENAIKEYYAKNPTINGQPTIPMSLNADDWNIMIGVTNPAFMATGLPDNGEYYINPETYEAMLHYKRPEEKEYFRWLNKMNSEGLLDKETFTQKSDQYLAKISSGRVLGTINQEWGYSEAENALKGSSDATTQNRIFGHFPVTLSEEYKDHSFIDVGFPGGYGVGLTTNLNEAEQIRAIKFLDWLASDEGQVLVQWGVEGKHYNVENGKRVIPQEVQDRKTKDSAAFTKETGIGMYTTMSPHYGDGVKDTTDNYYTTNFPEQIQAAYTQPEKDALKEYGAKTWKDLFPQADELGTSDWGAAYNLPAPNDSSYSVAFQKSQDIVRKRIPEAILATPAQFDAVYDGMLKELEDPSILEMEKTFTQQIKDTVDLFNGK, from the coding sequence GTGGTAAGCAAAAAAGTGAAATGGGTAGCCCCTGTCGCACTGGCATCGATCGTCGGTCTGACGGCATGCGGAGGCGGCAGCGCAAGCGATAGCGAAGCAGCAGCAGAGACGGAAAGCGGACCGATCGACTTCACGTTGTTCGGCGCCGATACGAATACGAACTGGGTCAATATGCAGGACGAAGTCGGCAAAGTCATTACGGAAAAAACGGGCGTTACGCTCGATGCCGAATTCGCAATCGGCGGCGACACGCAAAAAGTCTCGCTGATGATCGCTTCGGGCGAATACCCTGACCTTATTATGCCAAAAGGCGATACGAGCAAGCTGGTGGACGCCGGCGCGCTGGTCGACCTGACGGACTTGATCGACCAATACGCTCCGAACATCAAAAAACTGTATTCCGAAGACATGAACCGTCTGAAATACAGCAAAGAAGATCCTTCGATCTACATCATTCCGACGTACACCGGCGTAGGACAAACTTCGTTCGACGCGGGCGGCGGTTTCGAACTGCAGCTTGAAGTGCTGAAAGAACTGGGCTACCCGGAAATCCGGACGCTCGAAGATTACGAGAACGCCATCAAGGAATATTACGCCAAAAACCCGACCATCAACGGCCAGCCGACGATCCCGATGTCGCTGAACGCGGATGACTGGAACATCATGATCGGCGTGACCAACCCGGCCTTCATGGCGACGGGCCTGCCGGATAACGGCGAGTATTACATCAATCCGGAGACGTACGAAGCGATGCTGCACTACAAACGTCCGGAAGAGAAAGAATACTTCCGTTGGTTGAACAAAATGAACAGCGAAGGCCTGCTGGACAAAGAAACGTTCACGCAAAAAAGCGACCAATACCTGGCGAAAATCTCCAGCGGACGCGTACTCGGCACGATCAACCAGGAGTGGGGCTACTCGGAAGCGGAAAACGCGCTTAAAGGTTCGAGCGACGCAACGACGCAAAACCGCATCTTCGGCCACTTCCCGGTTACGCTGAGCGAAGAGTACAAAGACCACTCGTTTATCGACGTAGGCTTCCCGGGCGGCTACGGCGTCGGCCTGACGACCAACCTGAACGAAGCGGAACAGATCCGCGCGATCAAGTTCCTCGACTGGCTCGCTTCCGACGAAGGCCAAGTGCTCGTGCAGTGGGGCGTTGAAGGCAAGCATTACAACGTCGAGAACGGCAAACGCGTTATCCCGCAAGAAGTGCAGGACCGCAAAACGAAAGACAGCGCGGCGTTCACCAAAGAAACGGGTATCGGCATGTACACGACGATGTCCCCGCACTACGGCGACGGCGTAAAAGACACGACCGACAACTATTACACGACGAACTTCCCGGAACAGATTCAAGCCGCTTACACGCAGCCTGAAAAAGACGCGCTCAAAGAATACGGCGCGAAGACCTGGAAAGACCTGTTCCCGCAGGCGGACGAACTGGGCACGAGCGACTGGGGCGCGGCGTACAACCTGCCGGCACCTAACGATTCTTCGTACTCGGTAGCGTTCCAAAAATCGCAGGATATCGTGCGCAAGCGTATTCCGGAAGCGATCCTGGCGACGCCGGCCCAATTCGACGCTGTGTACGACGGCATGTTGAAAGAGCTGGAAGACCCTTCGATCCTCGAAATGGAAAAAACGTTCACGCAGCAAATCAAAGATACGGTTGACCTGTTCAACGGTAAATAA
- a CDS encoding carbohydrate ABC transporter permease gives MAAPKAFNATRGDKIFDVANIVFMSLVLIVTLYPFLNVLAISLNESSDTVKGGITILPRVFTFENYQQIFQYEGLIRGLWVSILRTVIGTLFGLVSASMLAYTLSRPDFQARKFTSTFLVVTMYVSGGLIPVYILFRDLDLLGTFWVYVLPTVVNAFNVIVIRSFMDGLPYALQESAKLDGANDLTIYWKIILPLCKPVLATIALFLAVGQWNSWFDTYLYNGRHPEWTTLQYELMKVLQSTQQGGSGQQINANDMAQKMTQISPESIKMAITIVVTVPILIVYPFLQKYFVSGMTLGAVKS, from the coding sequence ATGGCAGCACCTAAAGCTTTCAACGCCACACGCGGCGATAAAATATTCGACGTCGCCAATATCGTGTTCATGTCGCTGGTCCTGATCGTTACGCTGTATCCGTTCCTGAACGTACTGGCGATCTCGCTCAACGAATCGTCCGATACGGTCAAAGGCGGAATTACGATCCTGCCGCGGGTATTCACCTTCGAGAACTATCAGCAGATCTTCCAATATGAAGGTCTGATCCGCGGCCTGTGGGTTTCGATTCTCCGTACGGTCATCGGTACCCTGTTCGGCCTGGTCAGTGCCTCGATGCTGGCGTACACGCTCAGCAGACCGGACTTCCAGGCCCGCAAATTCACTTCGACGTTCCTGGTCGTGACGATGTACGTCAGCGGCGGCCTGATCCCGGTCTACATCCTGTTCCGCGATCTCGACCTGCTGGGCACGTTCTGGGTGTACGTCCTGCCTACCGTCGTCAACGCCTTCAACGTCATCGTCATCCGTTCCTTCATGGACGGCCTGCCGTATGCGCTGCAGGAATCGGCGAAGCTGGACGGCGCGAATGATTTGACCATCTATTGGAAAATCATCCTGCCGCTCTGTAAGCCGGTACTGGCCACGATCGCCTTGTTCCTCGCGGTCGGCCAGTGGAATTCCTGGTTCGATACGTACCTGTATAACGGACGTCATCCGGAATGGACGACACTCCAATACGAGCTCATGAAGGTGCTGCAGAGCACCCAGCAGGGCGGCAGCGGACAGCAGATCAACGCGAACGACATGGCGCAGAAGATGACTCAAATCTCGCCGGAATCGATCAAAATGGCGATCACCATCGTCGTTACCGTACCGATCCTGATCGTGTATCCGTTCCTGCAAAAATACTTCGTCAGCGGCATGACGCTCGGCGCGGTAAAATCGTAA
- a CDS encoding ABC transporter permease, with protein MGTLTPGGTSKNPGTPAADPNAGKRFKKQGFWRTALQQRYLYLMSLPFIIWAFVFSYLPLWGWTMAFQDFKPAKGFFDQKWVGFEHFVELFSDDRFYLALRNTLAMSVLGLLVGFVIPIIFAMLLNELRGMMFKRFVQTVSYLPHFVSWVVVAGLVTKMLSTQDGAINDLLLGLHIINEPIQFMAKGEWFWYIVTASDVWKEMGWNTIIYLAAITGIDPELYEASRVDGASRYRQMWHITLPGIRTTISVLFIMQIGHLLQIGFEKQFLLGNNLVQEYSQVLELYALQYGLQMGRFSYGTAISIFNSVVSVILLFTVNGIFKKISKESIM; from the coding sequence ATGGGAACGCTCACACCAGGCGGTACTTCCAAAAACCCGGGTACTCCTGCTGCCGATCCAAACGCTGGTAAGCGCTTTAAAAAGCAAGGTTTCTGGCGTACTGCTCTGCAGCAAAGGTATCTGTATTTAATGTCGTTACCGTTCATCATTTGGGCTTTTGTGTTCAGTTACTTGCCGTTATGGGGCTGGACGATGGCCTTCCAGGATTTCAAGCCGGCCAAAGGATTCTTCGATCAAAAATGGGTCGGATTCGAACACTTCGTGGAACTCTTCAGCGATGACCGTTTCTATCTCGCTTTGAGAAACACCCTGGCAATGAGCGTTCTCGGCCTGCTGGTCGGTTTCGTCATTCCGATCATCTTCGCGATGCTGCTGAACGAACTGCGCGGCATGATGTTCAAACGATTCGTGCAAACGGTCTCTTACCTGCCCCACTTCGTATCGTGGGTCGTTGTGGCCGGTCTCGTAACGAAAATGCTTTCGACGCAGGATGGAGCGATCAACGACCTGCTGCTCGGACTTCACATTATCAATGAACCGATCCAATTCATGGCCAAAGGCGAATGGTTCTGGTACATTGTAACCGCTTCAGATGTATGGAAAGAAATGGGCTGGAACACGATCATCTATCTGGCGGCCATTACCGGCATCGATCCCGAGCTGTACGAAGCTTCCCGTGTCGACGGCGCAAGCCGTTACAGACAGATGTGGCATATCACGCTTCCGGGTATCCGGACGACGATCTCGGTTCTGTTCATCATGCAGATCGGTCACCTGCTGCAAATCGGCTTCGAGAAACAATTCCTCCTCGGCAACAACTTGGTGCAGGAATACTCGCAGGTGCTGGAACTGTACGCGCTGCAGTACGGATTGCAGATGGGACGCTTCTCGTACGGTACCGCGATCAGTATTTTCAACTCCGTTGTCAGCGTAATCCTGCTGTTCACGGTAAACGGCATCTTCAAGAAAATATCCAAAGAAAGCATCATGTAA
- a CDS encoding response regulator yields the protein MYKVLIVDDEPMIREGLRTIVDWGAEGYEIVDTASNGKEGLEKFGRLEPDLTIVDIRMPGMTGLDLIERVRKTNSTAHFLILSGYAEFDYAKRAIVSGVSGYLLKPVDEEELLDELRRVRELLQRERDALSARFEQEASLPKAQLVEELLFEEDADDAHKNKLAEALGLPAPAYRIALLDAHGGADTESRQHAVFRQRLKEVFEERGGSVLFSAGSHIGMLLVRQSHVECGDTLRAQLADAASGLEFHAACGLVVDSLTAIGESFRDAERLLHARFFFENGSVIDRSAYEALFDGPQAPADGEAAEDGPQLGDKLYYALDIRSRDAVDKVLAELELAAVGRRMDEAAVRGEYSRTLSLAIGKLSSGGSAAAEQAQHYHSLLLSDVNQAQSYNELKQRVHARLGELVDRFGGANKDTVLKQMIDFIRRNYSENLKLELLAEMFGYNSGYLGKLFKNYTGEYFNAFVDKVRVDKAKELLAQGLKVHQVASRVGYSNADYFHSKFRKYVGTSPSAYRSEAHGEQQSGER from the coding sequence ATGTATAAAGTGCTGATTGTGGACGACGAGCCGATGATTCGCGAAGGCCTGCGCACGATCGTCGATTGGGGCGCCGAAGGGTACGAGATCGTCGATACGGCGTCGAACGGCAAAGAAGGATTGGAGAAGTTCGGCCGGCTCGAACCGGATCTGACGATCGTCGATATCCGGATGCCGGGGATGACCGGGCTCGATTTGATCGAACGGGTGCGCAAGACGAATTCTACGGCGCATTTCCTCATCCTGAGCGGCTATGCGGAATTCGATTACGCGAAGCGCGCGATCGTGAGCGGCGTCAGCGGCTATCTGCTCAAGCCTGTCGACGAGGAAGAGCTGCTCGACGAGCTGCGCCGCGTGCGCGAGCTGCTGCAGCGCGAACGGGACGCCCTCAGCGCCCGGTTCGAGCAGGAAGCTTCGCTGCCGAAGGCGCAGCTCGTCGAAGAGCTGCTGTTCGAAGAAGACGCGGACGACGCGCACAAGAACAAGCTGGCCGAAGCGCTGGGGCTGCCTGCGCCGGCTTACCGGATCGCGCTGCTCGACGCGCACGGAGGCGCGGATACGGAATCCCGCCAGCATGCGGTGTTCCGGCAGCGCCTCAAGGAAGTGTTCGAAGAACGCGGCGGCAGCGTACTGTTCTCGGCCGGCTCGCATATCGGCATGCTGCTCGTGCGGCAGAGCCACGTGGAATGCGGCGACACGCTGCGCGCCCAGCTGGCCGACGCCGCGAGCGGCCTCGAATTCCATGCGGCCTGCGGCCTCGTCGTCGACAGCCTGACCGCGATCGGCGAGTCGTTCCGCGACGCCGAACGGCTGCTGCACGCGCGCTTCTTTTTCGAGAACGGCTCGGTCATCGACCGCTCCGCCTACGAAGCGCTGTTCGACGGCCCGCAGGCGCCGGCAGACGGCGAAGCGGCCGAAGACGGCCCGCAGCTGGGCGACAAGCTGTATTACGCGCTCGATATTCGCAGCCGCGACGCGGTGGACAAAGTGCTGGCGGAGCTCGAACTCGCGGCGGTCGGCCGGCGGATGGACGAAGCCGCGGTCCGCGGCGAATATTCCCGCACGCTGTCGCTCGCGATCGGCAAGCTGTCTTCCGGCGGTTCCGCCGCGGCGGAGCAGGCCCAGCACTACCACAGCCTGCTGCTCTCGGACGTCAACCAGGCGCAGAGCTACAACGAACTGAAGCAGCGCGTGCATGCGCGGCTCGGCGAACTGGTCGACCGTTTCGGCGGCGCGAACAAAGATACCGTGCTCAAGCAGATGATCGACTTTATCCGCCGCAATTACAGCGAGAACCTGAAGCTTGAACTGCTGGCGGAAATGTTCGGCTACAACAGCGGCTACCTCGGCAAGCTGTTCAAAAACTATACCGGCGAGTATTTCAACGCTTTCGTCGACAAGGTGAGAGTGGACAAAGCGAAAGAGCTGCTGGCCCAGGGACTCAAAGTGCACCAGGTCGCTTCAAGGGTCGGCTACTCCAACGCGGACTATTTCCATTCGAAATTCCGCAAATACGTCGGCACTTCGCCTTCCGCTTACCGCAGCGAGGCGCACGGCGAGCAGCAAAGCGGAGAAAGATAA
- a CDS encoding sensor histidine kinase, with protein MKIRNKLIFFYVIVVMVPVLIVGLIVIQYFRQDALEKATEQTENNVQRIKTQIENQLNVPISVSNQLLLDRDMERVATTVYPPDDPIQLVNAYRGYTDFSDYLRAYSEIKGIQLFTDNPTLLNNLQFMNADSAIQSADWYKKAMGKRTIYWMYIEDLNNPSSISGKQLSLVRQIFFPNTGKRSVLVVQVDTDYLNSLLSQEPFDTMVADEDGYIVAAKDRSTIGRTLGDMGFEVAVGDREQERTFERAINGMDYQVSINTLIPDSSTSGLTIVSAFASSSIVHDANRIGLIGAELIIFILLTALLAVYFNSRLISSRLLKLNRNLNRVAEGDLGTVSRIDGHDEIGQLSEQFNYMVSNINELMSQVYEASETNNRLEVMQREIKLKMLASQINPHFLFNALESIRMRAHIQGEKEIARIVQLLGKLIRRNLELGNRHTSLKSELDMVRSYLEIQKFRHGERLHYELAAELDTLLVLLPPLIVQPLIENAIVHGLENKEAEGIVSLHAVRVGDEVLIDVIDNGAGMTPERLRQVEESIRDKEENEESRIGLRNVHQRLIMTYGEECGLRISSELGKGTQIYFKIPAGRDE; from the coding sequence ATGAAAATACGCAACAAGTTGATCTTTTTTTATGTAATCGTTGTCATGGTTCCGGTACTGATCGTCGGTCTGATCGTGATCCAGTATTTCAGGCAGGACGCGCTTGAGAAAGCGACCGAGCAGACCGAGAACAACGTCCAGCGGATCAAGACGCAGATCGAGAACCAGCTTAACGTGCCGATCAGCGTCTCGAACCAGCTGCTGCTGGACCGCGACATGGAGCGGGTCGCCACGACGGTGTATCCGCCCGACGATCCGATCCAGCTGGTGAACGCCTACCGCGGCTATACCGATTTTAGCGACTATCTGCGCGCCTACAGCGAAATCAAAGGCATCCAGCTGTTCACCGACAATCCGACGCTGCTCAACAACCTGCAGTTCATGAACGCGGACAGCGCGATCCAGTCCGCCGATTGGTACAAGAAGGCGATGGGCAAACGGACGATCTATTGGATGTATATCGAAGACCTGAACAATCCAAGCTCGATATCCGGCAAGCAGCTGAGCCTCGTCCGGCAGATCTTTTTCCCCAATACAGGCAAACGCAGCGTGCTCGTCGTGCAGGTCGATACCGATTATCTGAACTCGCTGCTCAGCCAGGAACCGTTCGATACGATGGTCGCCGACGAAGACGGCTACATCGTCGCGGCCAAAGACCGGTCGACAATCGGGCGTACGCTCGGCGATATGGGCTTCGAGGTGGCGGTCGGCGACCGGGAGCAGGAGCGGACGTTCGAGCGGGCGATCAACGGCATGGATTACCAGGTGTCGATCAATACGCTGATTCCCGACTCCAGCACGAGCGGACTGACGATCGTGTCCGCGTTCGCGTCGTCCAGCATCGTACATGACGCGAACCGGATCGGCCTGATCGGAGCGGAGCTGATCATCTTCATCCTGCTGACGGCGCTGCTGGCCGTATATTTCAATTCGCGGCTGATCAGCTCCCGCCTGCTCAAGCTCAACCGCAACCTGAACCGCGTAGCCGAAGGCGATCTGGGCACGGTGTCCCGGATCGACGGGCACGACGAGATCGGGCAGCTGTCGGAACAGTTCAACTATATGGTGAGCAATATCAACGAACTGATGAGCCAGGTGTACGAAGCGAGCGAGACGAATAACCGGCTCGAAGTGATGCAGCGCGAGATCAAGCTCAAGATGCTCGCGAGCCAGATCAATCCCCACTTTCTGTTCAACGCGCTGGAATCGATTCGGATGCGTGCCCATATCCAGGGGGAAAAAGAGATCGCGCGCATCGTCCAACTGCTCGGCAAGCTGATTCGCCGCAATCTGGAACTGGGCAATCGGCATACGTCGCTCAAAAGCGAACTGGACATGGTCCGGTCGTACCTGGAGATCCAGAAGTTTCGCCACGGAGAAAGGCTGCATTACGAGCTGGCGGCCGAGCTCGATACGCTTTTGGTTCTTTTGCCGCCTCTTATCGTACAGCCTTTGATCGAAAACGCTATCGTCCACGGGTTGGAAAACAAGGAAGCGGAAGGCATCGTCTCGCTGCATGCGGTGCGGGTCGGCGACGAGGTGCTGATCGACGTTATCGACAACGGAGCGGGCATGACGCCGGAACGGCTGCGTCAGGTCGAAGAATCGATCCGCGACAAGGAAGAGAACGAAGAAAGCCGGATCGGGCTGCGCAACGTGCACCAGCGGCTGATCATGACGTACGGAGAAGAGTGCGGGCTGCGCATTTCGAGCGAGCTCGGCAAAGGAACGCAAATCTATTTCAAGATACCCGCCGGGAGGGACGAATGA